In the genome of Triticum urartu cultivar G1812 chromosome 5, Tu2.1, whole genome shotgun sequence, one region contains:
- the LOC125506748 gene encoding acidic endochitinase-like, giving the protein MAPSCCKLLCASSRLLFAVSLLAVATHAARPNPVRIAVYWGQGGGDSNLNETCSTGLYSHVNIAFLSDFGGGRAPVLNLAGHCDPTSGGCAALAADIASCQSQGVKVLLSIGGGIGSYGLSNETDAQNLAAYLWNNFLGGSPSSSPLGGAKLDGIDFSIATGRDDYYDELAKNLKTMYNSSDLARAGNKTHMLTAAPQCPYPDKFLAPALKTGLFDHVWVQFYNNPPCDYASGTLQSAWNTWTAALPSASVFLGLPASPDDAARGYIDVETLASQVLPMARSAANYGGVMLWSRRHDERTGYSAKLQDRANNTVGTQRSCTFLVFGMA; this is encoded by the coding sequence ATGGCTCCCAGCTGCTGCAAGCTTCTTTGCGCCTCCTCCCGGCTGCTCTTTGCAGTGTCTCTCCTCGCCGTCGCCACCCACGCCGCACGCCCAAATCCCGTCAGAATCGCCGTCTACTGGGGCCAGGGCGGCGGGGACAGCAACCTCAACGAGACATGCAGCACGGGCCTCTACAGCCATGTGAACATCGCCTTCCTCTCCGACTTCGGCGGCGGCCGAGCCCCGGTCCTCAATCTTGCCGGGCACTGCGATCCCACCTCCGGTGGCTGCGCCGCTCTAGCCGCGGACATCGCGTCCTGCCAGTCCCAAGGCGTGAAGGTGCTTCTCAGCATCGGCGGCGGAATAGGCTCCTACGGTCTCTCCAATGAAACCGATGCGCAGAACCTGGCCGCATACCTCTGGAACAACTTCCTCGGCGGAAGCCCCAGCTCCAGCCCGCTCGGCGGCGCCAAGCTGGACGGCATCGACTTTTCCATCGCCACTGGCAGGGACGACTACTACGACGAACTCGCCAAGAACTTGAAGACGATGTACAACTCTTCGGACCTAGCAAGGGCAGGCAACAAGACGCACATGCTCACCGCCGCGCCGCAGTGCCCGTACCCAGACAAGTTCCTCGCCCCGGCGCTCAAGACAGGGCTGTTCGACCACGTGTGGGTGCAGTTCTACAACAACCCGCCGTGCGACTACGCCAGCGGCACCCTGCAGAGCGCGTGGAACACGTGGACGGCGGCGCTGCCGTCGGCGTCCGTGTTCCTTGGACTGCCGGCGTCGCCCGATGACGCGGCTAGAGGGTACATAGACGTGGAGACACTCGCGTCGCAGGTGCTCCCGATGGCGAGGAGCGCGGCCAACTACGGCGGGGTTATGCTGTGGAGCCGCCGCCACGACGAGCGAACCGGATACAGTGCTAAGTTACAGGACAGAGCGAACAACACCGTCGGTACGCAACGATCTTGCACTTTTCTAGTATTTGGAATGGCATGA
- the LOC125506749 gene encoding LEAF RUST 10 DISEASE-RESISTANCE LOCUS RECEPTOR-LIKE PROTEIN KINASE-like 2.5 — protein MTSSFAHKLGQGGFGAVYRGKLPDGREIAVKMLKDTQGDGEEFMNEVASISRTSHVNVVTLLGFCLQGSKRALIYEYMTNGSLERYTFGSNSAHDPNTLSWERLFDIVRGIARGLEYLHLGCNTRIIHFDIKPQNILLDRDFCPKISDFGLAKLCRQKDSKISICGARGTVGYIAPEVFSRQYGAVSSKSDVYGYGMVVLEMVGARKQTSVSTENSTRYFPEWIYDNLDEFCGTAGEITSNGATELVRKMTLIGLWCIQFTPTNRPAMSEVLDMLESNIEDLCLPPKAC, from the coding sequence ATGACCAGCTCTTTTGCTCACAAGCTTGGCCAAGGTGGCTTTGGAGCTGTCTACAGGGGCAAACTCCCTGATGGCCGTGAGATAGCAGTGAAGATGCTCAAGGACACCCAGGGTGATGGGGAGGAATTCATGAATGAGGTTGCTAGCATTAGTAGAACCTCTCATGTCAATGTTGTCACCCTCTTAGGGTTCTGCTTGCAAGGTTCAAAACGAGCTCTCATCTACGAGTATATGACCAATGGCTCACTTGAGAGGTACACTTTTGGCAGCAACTCTGCTCATGATCCGAACACCCTAAGCTGGGAAAGACTCTTTGACATTGTTCGTGGCATTGCTCGAGGCCTCGAGTACCTTCATCTCGGGTGTAACACTCGCATCATACATTTCGATATCAAGCCTCAAAACATTCTGCTGGATAGAGACTTCTGTCCAAAGATATCTGATTTTGGGTTAGCAAAACTGTGCCGGCAGAAGGATAGTAAAATCTCTATATGTGGAGCAAGAGGAACTGTAGGGTATATAGCACCAGAAGTGTTCTCAAGACAATATGGAGCAGTGAGCAGTAAGTCGGACGTCTACGGTTACGGGATGGTGGTTCTTGAGATGGTTGGAGCAAGGAAACAAACCAGTGTTAGTACGGAAAATAGCACCAGGTATTTTCCTGAGTGGATATACGACAACTTGGATGAGTTCTGTGGCACCGCCGGCGAGATTACCAGTAACGGTGCCACGGAGCTGGTGAGGAAGATGACTCTCATTGGGCTATGGTGCATACAGTTCACACCCACAAATCGGCCAGCTATGAGCGAAGTCCTTGACATGTTGGAAAGCAATATCGAGGACTTGTGTCTTCCACCAAAAGCATGTTGA